In one Brassica oleracea var. oleracea cultivar TO1000 chromosome C9, BOL, whole genome shotgun sequence genomic region, the following are encoded:
- the LOC106314831 gene encoding uncharacterized protein LOC106314831 gives MEWRQNGQGDLHWRGTQTSQNIPTGVHRWKRPQYGWSKCNTDGSFINTEIASSAGWVIRDSDGIYKGSVHATGRRTQSALESELQAILIALQHCWSLGINQLILESDCQKAVNIINSKQLHFAFYNWTREIRA, from the coding sequence ATGGAATGGAGACAGAATGGGCAAGGTGATCTGCACTGGAGAGGAACACAGACTTCTCAAAATATTCCAACAGGTGTGCATAGATGGAAACGACCGCAATACGGATGGAGCAAATGTAACACTGATGGATCATTCATCAACACAGAAATAGCTAGCTCGGCAGGTTGGGTCATCAGAGATAGTGATGGAATTTACAAAGGCTCTGTACACGCAACAGGTAGAAGAACACAGAGTGCCCTGGAGAGTGAGTTACAAGCAATACTAATTGCGCTGCAACATTGTTGGAGTCTAGGCATCAATCAGCTTATACTTGAAAGTGATTGTCAGAAAGCAGTAAATATTATCAACAGCAAACAGCTTCATTTCGCGTTTTACAACTGGACAAGAGAGATCAGAGCATGA
- the LOC106314830 gene encoding uncharacterized mitochondrial protein AtMg00310-like, with amino-acid sequence MFAYIVEKVKTITQSWKQKHLSHGGKEVLLKAVALAMPIYSMNIFRLPKEICEEINSILARFWWGSGERKGLHWYAWKRVSVPKSEGGLGFRDLEIFNQALLSKQVWRIMQNPNCLMTRILKARYFSDGDILKTKLKRKASYAWKSILYGRDLLTKGMRYIVGDGSQVDMWTDPWIPDHPPRPPRAVGEVQLGEHVKDYLDPNTKQWNEQMLRQFVIEEDVQKIMALKISPLAQQDLLGWHYNEDGLYTVRSGYWLGSLVRISFT; translated from the coding sequence ATGTTTGCATATATTGTGGAGAAAGTGAAGACTATAACTCAAAGCTGGAAACAGAAGCATTTATCCCATGGTGGAAAGGAAGTTCTATTGAAAGCGGTGGCTCTGGCAATGCCTATTTATTCTATGAACATCTTTAGATTACCAAAAGAAATCTGTGAAGAAATCAACTCCATATTGGCTAGATTTTGGTGGGGATCAGGAGAACGTAAAGGGCTCCACTGGTATGCCTGGAAAAGAGTAAGTGTTCCTAAAAGTGAAGGAGGACTTGGTTTTCGAGATTTGGAAATATTTAACCAAGCGTTACTGAGTAAACAAGTATGGAGGATAATGCAGAACCCTAACTGTCTCATGACTCGTATCTTAAAAGCAAGATACTTCTCAGACGGGGATATATTAAAAACTAAGTTGAAGAGGAAGGCTTCTTATGCTTGGAAATCTATTTTGTATGGTCGGGATCTGTTAACAAAAGGAATGCGATATATTGTGGGAGACGGATCACAAGTGGATATGTGGACTGATCCTTGGATACCTGATCACCCACCGAGGCCACCAAGAGCAGTAGGAGAGGTACAACTTGGGGAGCACGTTAAAGATTACTTGGACCCAAATACTAAACAGTGGAATGAACAGATGTTAAGACAGTTTGTGATTGAGGAAGATGTACAGAAGATTATGGCCTTGAAAATCAGCCCACTGGCTCAACAAGATCTTTTAGGATGGCACTATAATGAAGATGGTCTGTATACAGTCAGATCAGGTTATTGGTTAGGATCTCTGGTTAGGATCTCATTTACCTGA